The following are from one region of the Streptomyces rubrogriseus genome:
- a CDS encoding GNAT family N-acetyltransferase, whose amino-acid sequence MYAIPLGDDGAELRPLETWHAEEFLAHLDRGRDFITEHIPFGAKATDVDSAREVLQAYADRHAADSGFLHGLWLDGTLVGGLLYRVFDAATGVCEIGCWLEPAGTGRGLVTRGARVLIDWAVDERGMHRVEWYASTANTPSVDAARRLGMMREGVLRESFPHRGTRQDMEVWAVLAPEWRAAREARARAAQRDH is encoded by the coding sequence ATGTACGCGATACCACTGGGTGACGACGGAGCCGAACTGCGCCCCTTGGAGACCTGGCACGCCGAGGAGTTCCTGGCCCACCTGGACCGCGGCCGGGACTTCATCACCGAGCACATACCCTTCGGGGCGAAGGCGACCGACGTCGACTCCGCGCGCGAGGTGCTCCAGGCCTACGCCGACCGGCACGCCGCCGACAGCGGCTTCCTGCACGGGCTGTGGCTGGACGGCACGCTGGTCGGCGGTCTGCTCTACCGCGTCTTCGACGCCGCCACCGGCGTCTGCGAGATCGGCTGCTGGCTGGAGCCCGCCGGAACCGGCCGCGGCCTGGTCACCCGCGGTGCCCGCGTACTGATCGACTGGGCCGTCGACGAGCGCGGCATGCACCGCGTGGAGTGGTACGCCTCGACGGCGAACACCCCGAGTGTCGACGCCGCGCGCCGACTCGGCATGATGCGTGAGGGCGTGCTGCGCGAAAGCTTTCCCCACCGGGGCACGCGCCAGGACATGGAGGTGTGGGCGGTGCTCGCACCCGAGTGGCGGGCCGCACGGGAAGCACGCGCGCGTGCCGCTCAAAGGGATCATTAA
- a CDS encoding MMPL family transporter → MAALARWCVQRRLVTVLLWLLALGGVATAATVAGSAYSNDYGIPGTGSDRASRLLESRFPDLGGDSDTIVWHTTSGTVRAADVEQAMTRTLDRIADLPGVAAVSNPYHDADSPLISENADTAYATVTFVDASQHLDPGQARAVVDTAEAAETDGLRIELGGGAIALTESGGSHLAEAVGVAVAAVVLFVAFGSVAAALLPIATALVSVGTAYAAITLLGHAMTAADFAPMLGTLVGLGVGIDYALFIVTRHRRGLKRGLSVADAAADAVATTGRAVVFAGATVCIALLGMLILRLSFLNGVAVAASLTVLLTVAASVTLLPALLSYIGPRALSRRERRRLAEHGPEPEVPTGFAARWSAFVERHPKLLGALALVVITVIALPTLGLRLGTSDQGNDPKGTTTRQAYDLLADGFGPGVNGPLTLVTEVRGAEDRLALDNLDATLRTTEGVSSVTPVMYNSGGDAAYLTVVPESAPQSEDTSDLVERLRSEVLPRAEAGTALDVHVGGVTAGYDDFADVIVGKLPLFVGVVIGLGCLLLLLAFRSVGIPLKAAAMNVAAVAAAFGVVVAIFQWGWGSELLGLGSAGPIEPFLPVIMVSVLFGLSMDYQVFLVSRMYEEWLETGDNRRAVRVGLAETGRVINSAAVIMISVFLAFVLSGDRVIAMFGIALAAAVALDAFVLRTLLVPALMHLLGRANWWLPRRLDALLPRISIEPPECRAAHERLAAATDAEVADVLAEEERQRDVRDTTG, encoded by the coding sequence GTGGCAGCCCTCGCACGCTGGTGTGTTCAACGTCGTCTCGTCACCGTCCTGCTCTGGCTGCTCGCCCTCGGCGGCGTCGCCACGGCAGCCACGGTCGCCGGCTCCGCGTACTCCAACGACTACGGCATCCCCGGCACCGGCTCCGACCGCGCCTCCCGGCTGCTCGAATCCCGCTTCCCCGACCTCGGCGGCGACAGCGACACGATCGTCTGGCACACCACGTCCGGCACCGTCCGCGCGGCCGACGTCGAACAGGCCATGACCCGCACCCTGGACCGCATCGCGGACCTGCCCGGGGTGGCCGCGGTCAGCAACCCGTACCACGACGCCGACTCGCCCCTGATCAGCGAGAACGCCGACACCGCGTACGCCACCGTCACCTTCGTGGACGCCTCCCAGCACCTCGACCCGGGCCAGGCACGGGCCGTCGTCGACACCGCCGAGGCCGCCGAGACCGACGGGCTCCGGATCGAACTGGGCGGCGGCGCCATAGCGCTCACCGAGTCCGGCGGCAGCCACCTCGCCGAGGCCGTCGGCGTGGCCGTGGCCGCGGTCGTCCTCTTCGTGGCCTTCGGGTCCGTCGCCGCGGCGCTGCTGCCCATCGCCACCGCACTGGTCTCCGTCGGCACCGCCTACGCCGCCATCACGCTCCTCGGCCACGCCATGACCGCCGCCGACTTCGCGCCCATGCTGGGCACCCTCGTCGGACTCGGCGTCGGCATCGACTACGCCCTGTTCATCGTCACCAGACACCGGCGCGGGCTGAAGCGGGGCCTGTCCGTGGCGGACGCCGCCGCCGACGCCGTGGCGACCACCGGACGAGCCGTGGTGTTCGCGGGTGCCACCGTCTGCATCGCCCTGCTGGGCATGCTGATCCTCCGGCTGAGCTTCCTCAACGGCGTCGCCGTCGCCGCCTCGCTGACCGTGCTCCTGACCGTCGCCGCCTCCGTGACGCTGCTGCCCGCCCTGCTGTCGTACATCGGCCCGCGCGCCCTGAGCCGGCGCGAGCGGCGCCGGCTCGCCGAGCACGGCCCCGAGCCCGAGGTGCCGACCGGGTTCGCCGCCCGCTGGTCGGCCTTCGTCGAGCGCCATCCGAAACTGCTCGGCGCGCTCGCCCTCGTCGTCATCACCGTCATCGCCCTGCCCACCCTCGGGCTGCGCCTCGGCACCTCCGACCAGGGCAACGACCCCAAGGGCACCACCACCCGCCAGGCCTACGACCTCCTCGCCGACGGCTTCGGCCCCGGCGTCAACGGCCCGCTGACCCTGGTCACCGAGGTCCGCGGCGCCGAGGACCGCCTCGCCCTGGACAACCTGGACGCCACCCTGCGCACCACCGAGGGCGTCTCCTCGGTGACACCGGTGATGTACAACTCCGGTGGCGACGCCGCGTACCTCACCGTCGTACCCGAGTCGGCGCCGCAGTCCGAGGACACCAGCGACCTGGTCGAGCGGCTGCGCTCCGAGGTGCTGCCGCGCGCCGAGGCCGGTACCGCGCTCGACGTGCACGTCGGCGGCGTGACGGCGGGCTACGACGACTTCGCCGACGTCATCGTCGGCAAGCTGCCCCTCTTCGTCGGCGTCGTCATCGGCCTCGGCTGCCTGCTGCTCCTGCTGGCCTTCCGGTCCGTCGGCATCCCCCTCAAGGCCGCTGCCATGAACGTCGCCGCCGTGGCCGCCGCCTTCGGCGTGGTCGTGGCGATCTTCCAGTGGGGCTGGGGAAGCGAGCTGCTCGGCCTCGGCAGCGCGGGGCCGATCGAACCCTTCCTTCCCGTGATCATGGTCTCGGTGCTCTTCGGGCTCTCCATGGACTACCAGGTCTTCCTGGTCAGCCGGATGTACGAGGAGTGGCTGGAGACCGGCGACAACCGCCGGGCCGTCCGGGTCGGGCTCGCCGAGACCGGCCGCGTGATCAACTCCGCCGCCGTCATCATGATCTCGGTCTTCCTCGCCTTCGTCCTCAGCGGCGACCGGGTGATCGCCATGTTCGGCATCGCGCTGGCCGCCGCCGTCGCCCTGGACGCCTTCGTGCTGCGCACCCTCCTGGTGCCCGCCCTGATGCACCTGCTCGGCCGCGCCAACTGGTGGCTGCCGCGCCGCCTGGACGCCCTCCTGCCGCGCATCAGCATCGAGCCGCCCGAGTGCCGGGCCGCCCATGAGAGGCTGGCCGCGGCGACGGACGCCGAGGTGGCGGACGTCCTCGCGGAGGAGGAACGGCAACGGGATGTACGCGATACCACTGGGTGA
- the gatB gene encoding Asp-tRNA(Asn)/Glu-tRNA(Gln) amidotransferase subunit GatB: MTTTTDLVSYEDALASYDPVMGLEVHVELGTKTKMFCGCSTALGADPNTQTCPVCLGMPGALPAVNATGVESAIRIGLALNCEIAEWCRFARKNYFYPDMPKNFQTSQYDEPIAFDGYLDVQLEDGETFRVQIERAHMEEDTGKSLHVGGATGRIHGASHSLLDYNRAGIPLIEIVTKPIEGAGERAPEVARAYVRELRELIRALGVSEARMEMGQMRCDVNLSLRPHGREKFGTRSETKNVNSLRSVERAARFEIQRHAAVLNDGGTIIQETRHFHEDTGSTTSGRVKEEAEDYRYFPEPDLVPVAPSREWVEEIRSGLPELPLVRRNRLREEWGISGNDMQSILNAGALDPIVATIDAGADAASARKWWMGELARSANESGKALDELAITPVQVARVAELVTKGELNDKLARQVILGVLEGEGTPDEVVDKRGLKVVSDEGALTAAVDEAIAGNPGVADKIRGGKVAAAGALVGAVMKATRGQADAARVKELILEKLGVAEG, from the coding sequence GTGACCACCACGACCGACCTGGTGTCGTACGAGGACGCACTCGCGTCGTACGACCCCGTCATGGGCCTCGAGGTCCATGTCGAACTCGGCACCAAGACCAAGATGTTCTGCGGCTGTTCGACCGCGCTCGGTGCCGACCCCAACACCCAGACCTGCCCCGTCTGCCTCGGCATGCCCGGCGCGCTCCCGGCCGTCAACGCGACCGGCGTCGAGTCGGCGATCAGGATCGGCCTCGCGCTGAACTGCGAGATCGCCGAATGGTGCCGCTTCGCCCGGAAGAACTACTTCTATCCGGACATGCCGAAGAACTTCCAGACCTCCCAGTACGACGAGCCCATCGCCTTCGACGGCTACCTCGACGTGCAGCTGGAGGACGGGGAGACCTTCCGCGTCCAGATCGAGCGCGCCCACATGGAGGAGGACACCGGCAAGTCGCTGCACGTCGGCGGCGCGACGGGCCGCATCCACGGCGCCTCGCACTCCCTGCTCGACTACAACCGGGCCGGCATCCCGCTCATCGAGATCGTCACCAAGCCGATCGAGGGAGCGGGCGAGCGCGCCCCCGAGGTCGCCCGGGCGTACGTCCGTGAGCTGCGCGAACTCATCCGTGCCCTCGGCGTGTCCGAGGCCCGCATGGAGATGGGCCAGATGCGCTGCGACGTCAACCTGTCGCTGCGCCCGCACGGCCGGGAGAAGTTCGGCACCCGCAGCGAGACCAAGAACGTCAACTCGCTGCGCTCCGTCGAGCGCGCCGCCCGCTTCGAGATCCAGCGGCACGCCGCCGTGCTGAACGACGGCGGCACGATCATCCAGGAGACCCGCCACTTCCACGAGGACACGGGGTCCACCACCTCGGGCCGCGTGAAGGAGGAGGCCGAGGACTACCGGTACTTCCCGGAGCCCGACCTGGTGCCCGTCGCTCCCTCCCGCGAGTGGGTCGAGGAGATCCGCTCCGGGCTGCCCGAGCTGCCGCTGGTGCGCCGCAACCGGCTCCGCGAGGAGTGGGGCATCTCCGGCAACGACATGCAGTCCATCCTCAACGCCGGAGCCCTGGACCCGATCGTCGCCACCATCGACGCCGGTGCCGACGCGGCCTCCGCCCGCAAGTGGTGGATGGGCGAGCTGGCCCGCAGCGCCAACGAGTCGGGCAAGGCGCTCGACGAGCTGGCGATCACGCCGGTCCAGGTCGCCCGCGTCGCCGAGCTGGTGACCAAGGGCGAGCTGAACGACAAGCTGGCCCGCCAGGTCATCCTGGGCGTCCTCGAAGGTGAGGGCACGCCGGACGAGGTCGTCGACAAGCGCGGCCTGAAGGTCGTCTCCGACGAGGGTGCGCTGACCGCCGCCGTCGACGAGGCCATCGCCGGCAACCCGGGCGTCGCGGACAAGATCCGCGGCGGCAAGGTGGCCGCGGCCGGCGCCCTGGTCGGCGCGGTCATGAAGGCGACCCGGGGCCAGGCGGACGCGGCCCGCGTCAAGGAGCTGATCCTGGAGAAGCTGGGCGTGGCCGAAGGCTGA
- the gatA gene encoding Asp-tRNA(Asn)/Glu-tRNA(Gln) amidotransferase subunit GatA has translation MSDIIKLTAAEIAAKIASGELTAVQVTEAHLARIEAVDEKVHAFLHVDREGALAQARAVDEKRERGEKLGPLAGVPLALKDIFTTEGIPTTVGSKILEGWIPPYDATVTKRLKAADVVILGKTNMDEFAMGSSTENSAYGPTGNPWDLTKIPGGSGGGSSAALAAFQAPLAIGTDTGGSIRQPASVTGTVGVKPTYGGVSRYGMVAFSSSLDQGGPCARTVLDAALLHEVIAGHDPMDSTSIDAPVPAVVEAARNGSVDGMRVGVVKQFRGEGYQAGVVQRFDESVELLKSLGAEIVELDCPSFDLALSAYYLIAPSECSSNLARFDGLRYGARVGDDGTHSAEEVTSLTREAGFGPEVKRRIMLGTYALSSGYYDAYYGSAQKVRTLIKQEFERAFEQVDVIVSPTTPTTAFAIGERADDPMAMYLADLCTIPTNLAGNAAMSLPCGLAPEDNLPVGLQIIAPAMKDDRLYKVGAAVEAAFVEKWGHPLIEEAPSL, from the coding sequence ATGAGCGACATCATCAAGCTCACCGCGGCCGAGATCGCCGCGAAGATCGCCTCCGGCGAGCTGACCGCCGTCCAGGTCACCGAGGCCCACCTGGCCCGCATCGAGGCCGTCGACGAGAAGGTGCACGCCTTCCTGCACGTGGACCGCGAGGGCGCGCTGGCCCAGGCCCGCGCCGTCGACGAGAAGCGCGAGCGCGGGGAGAAGCTCGGCCCGCTGGCCGGCGTCCCCCTCGCGCTCAAGGACATCTTCACCACCGAGGGCATCCCCACCACCGTCGGCTCCAAGATCCTCGAGGGCTGGATCCCGCCGTACGACGCGACCGTCACCAAGCGCCTCAAGGCCGCCGACGTCGTCATCCTCGGCAAGACCAACATGGACGAGTTCGCCATGGGGTCCTCCACCGAGAACAGCGCCTACGGCCCGACCGGCAACCCCTGGGACCTGACCAAGATCCCCGGCGGCTCCGGCGGCGGTTCCTCCGCGGCCCTCGCCGCCTTCCAGGCGCCGCTCGCCATCGGTACCGACACCGGCGGTTCCATCCGCCAGCCGGCGTCCGTCACCGGCACGGTCGGCGTCAAGCCGACGTACGGCGGCGTCTCCCGCTACGGCATGGTGGCCTTCTCCTCCTCCCTCGACCAGGGCGGCCCCTGCGCCCGCACGGTCCTGGACGCGGCCCTGCTGCACGAGGTGATCGCCGGGCACGACCCGATGGACTCCACCTCCATCGACGCCCCCGTCCCCGCGGTCGTCGAGGCCGCCCGTAACGGCAGCGTCGACGGCATGCGCGTCGGCGTCGTCAAGCAGTTCCGCGGCGAGGGCTACCAGGCCGGTGTCGTCCAGCGCTTCGACGAGTCCGTCGAGCTGCTGAAGTCGCTGGGCGCCGAGATCGTCGAGCTGGACTGCCCGTCCTTCGACCTCGCGCTCTCCGCGTACTACCTGATCGCCCCGTCCGAGTGCTCCTCCAACCTCGCCCGCTTCGACGGCCTGCGCTACGGCGCGCGCGTCGGCGACGACGGCACGCACTCCGCCGAGGAGGTCACCTCCCTGACCCGCGAGGCCGGCTTCGGCCCCGAGGTCAAGCGCCGCATCATGCTCGGCACGTACGCCCTGTCGAGCGGGTACTACGACGCGTACTACGGCAGCGCCCAGAAGGTCCGCACCCTCATCAAGCAGGAGTTCGAGCGGGCCTTCGAGCAGGTCGACGTGATCGTCTCCCCGACGACCCCGACCACCGCCTTCGCGATCGGCGAGCGCGCCGACGACCCGATGGCGATGTACCTGGCCGACCTGTGCACCATCCCCACCAACCTGGCGGGCAACGCGGCCATGTCGCTGCCCTGCGGCCTCGCGCCCGAGGACAACCTGCCGGTGGGTCTGCAGATCATCGCCCCCGCCATGAAGGACGACCGGCTCTACAAGGTCGGCGCCGCCGTCGAGGCCGCCTTCGTGGAAAAGTGGGGCCACCCGCTGATCGAGGAGGCACCGTCGCTGTGA
- the gatC gene encoding Asp-tRNA(Asn)/Glu-tRNA(Gln) amidotransferase subunit GatC — protein MPGITREEVAHLARLARLELKPEELEHFAGQLDDIIGAVARVSEVADQDVPPTSHPLPLTNVMRPDEVRPSLTPEQALSGAPAQEQQRFKVPQILGEE, from the coding sequence ATGCCTGGCATCACGCGCGAGGAGGTCGCCCACCTCGCCCGGCTGGCGCGTCTGGAGCTGAAGCCCGAAGAGCTCGAGCACTTCGCGGGACAGCTGGACGACATCATCGGCGCGGTCGCCCGCGTCAGCGAGGTCGCCGACCAAGACGTACCGCCGACCTCGCACCCGCTCCCGCTGACGAACGTCATGCGGCCGGACGAGGTCCGTCCGTCGCTCACGCCCGAGCAGGCGCTCTCCGGCGCCCCGGCCCAGGAGCAGCAGCGTTTCAAGGTGCCGCAGATCCTGGGGGAGGAGTAA
- a CDS encoding cupin domain-containing protein, whose amino-acid sequence MSLFVPKFDESVVVREAEAEVVGRAPTTVRLLADSSSTGGALSTQRVTLTAGADGAKPHWHDNSAEMFFLIDGAADVLSGDEVVTAGPGDLIVVPPGKPHAFAAVPGADADLLIVLTPGVERFEYFRHLQRIALGEATRESLLEVQELYDNHFLSSAAWDARRG is encoded by the coding sequence ATGTCGCTGTTCGTTCCGAAGTTCGACGAGTCCGTGGTCGTCCGCGAGGCCGAGGCCGAGGTCGTCGGCCGCGCGCCCACCACCGTGCGCCTGCTGGCCGACAGCAGCTCCACCGGCGGCGCCCTGTCCACCCAGCGCGTCACCCTCACCGCGGGCGCGGACGGCGCCAAGCCGCACTGGCACGACAACTCCGCCGAGATGTTCTTCCTGATCGACGGCGCCGCCGACGTCCTCTCCGGCGACGAGGTCGTCACCGCGGGGCCCGGCGACCTGATCGTCGTCCCGCCCGGCAAGCCGCACGCCTTCGCCGCCGTGCCGGGCGCCGACGCCGACCTGCTCATCGTCCTCACCCCGGGCGTCGAACGCTTCGAGTACTTCCGCCACCTCCAGCGCATCGCCCTCGGCGAGGCCACCCGGGAGAGCCTGCTGGAGGTCCAGGAGCTGTACGACAATCACTTCCTGAGCAGTGCGGCCTGGGACGCGCGGCGCGGGTGA
- a CDS encoding DUF4267 domain-containing protein, whose translation MTVTAYTLAVVLNLFCLFLGYRFLFQPASAATGYGVAADAGGDAAAYLTIKGVRDGTLGVVGLALLAFAGARPEAWFMLCVALVPLADTLIVLRHGGTKAVAFGIHFATAIVVLISAGLLFAL comes from the coding sequence GTGACCGTCACCGCATACACCCTGGCCGTCGTGCTCAACCTGTTCTGCCTGTTCCTGGGGTACCGCTTCCTGTTCCAGCCCGCCTCCGCCGCCACCGGCTACGGCGTGGCGGCCGACGCCGGCGGTGACGCCGCCGCCTACCTGACGATCAAGGGCGTCAGGGACGGCACGCTCGGTGTGGTGGGGCTGGCGCTGCTGGCCTTCGCCGGTGCCCGCCCCGAGGCGTGGTTCATGCTCTGCGTCGCCCTCGTCCCGCTCGCCGACACGCTCATAGTGCTGCGCCACGGGGGTACGAAGGCGGTGGCCTTCGGGATCCACTTCGCCACCGCGATCGTTGTCCTGATCAGTGCCGGACTGCTCTTCGCGCTCTGA
- the rmdB gene encoding cyclic Di-GMP phosphodiesterase RmdB: MEPTESAAAGSRLRLRRMAGAWHVSRWLGQRDGGAPPSATGTRVPQAVGHPHGHPQGHPHGLADPDGERHLSWPALPAAVVATAAFVLGAGFYRAFSDGHALFPSGTVGWSLAVLAGIVVGHLVMLGRSRWWGGTGSGAALTLAVLLLYGWVPAGMVSLTVVVLVGIARRGRWRQGVLHGAVDILGIAAGALVLGVCGSVPSVEHPWDPATWGVYAAPKVALVAVAYLAVTRALLWYLQTPRPGLPTVARTALVRQGLVAVALLGIAPLVCVVAVAKPLLLPLFAIPLIALDSTLWIARARAEEQLRDPLTGLPNRQWLLERTWTALDDAERIGARAALMLIDLDRFRSVNDTLGHLAGDRLLLQTADRLRQALPRGAEAARLGGDEFAVLLPVADSTTSATRIARSLVGALSSPMDLDGLTLVLEASAGVAVFPDHALDAEGLLRRADVAMYQAKRDRTGVEVYESKRDSNTPDRLGLLGDLRRALDAHEVQLHYQPKVRFDGQVAGLEALVRWVHPERGKVPPDEFIAIAESSGLMPHLTEYVLETALGQVARWRAQGLFVPVAVNVSPRDVHTPGFAGSVAARLARHGVPAGALQLEITEHVLLEDPQRAADTLNALTGHGVKMSLDDFGTGYSSLVHLRRLPVSELKIDRSFVARLAIDNEDAEIVRCTVDLAHSLGLLVVAEGVEDDETWERLRDLGCDAVQGWLVAAAMPPEETTAWLLARGSRGWVRAAAALPAAASDE; this comes from the coding sequence ATGGAACCGACCGAGAGCGCCGCCGCGGGCTCACGGCTGCGCCTGCGTCGCATGGCGGGCGCGTGGCACGTGAGCCGGTGGCTCGGGCAACGCGATGGTGGCGCCCCGCCTTCCGCGACGGGCACCCGCGTGCCGCAGGCCGTCGGCCACCCCCACGGCCACCCGCAAGGACACCCCCACGGCCTCGCCGATCCGGACGGCGAACGGCACCTGTCCTGGCCCGCGTTGCCCGCGGCCGTCGTCGCGACCGCCGCCTTCGTCCTGGGCGCCGGTTTCTACCGGGCGTTCAGCGACGGACACGCCCTCTTCCCGTCCGGCACCGTCGGCTGGTCCCTGGCCGTGCTGGCCGGCATCGTCGTCGGCCACCTGGTCATGCTCGGCCGCTCCCGCTGGTGGGGCGGCACCGGCTCGGGCGCCGCCCTCACCCTCGCCGTCCTGCTGCTGTACGGCTGGGTCCCGGCCGGCATGGTCAGCCTCACCGTCGTCGTCCTGGTCGGGATAGCCCGGCGGGGCCGCTGGCGGCAGGGTGTCCTGCACGGCGCGGTGGACATCCTCGGCATCGCCGCGGGTGCCCTGGTCCTCGGCGTCTGCGGCTCCGTACCGTCCGTGGAGCACCCCTGGGACCCGGCCACCTGGGGGGTGTACGCGGCCCCCAAGGTGGCGCTCGTCGCCGTCGCCTACCTCGCCGTCACCCGGGCCCTGCTGTGGTACCTCCAGACCCCGCGCCCCGGTCTGCCCACCGTCGCCCGCACCGCCCTGGTCAGACAGGGACTGGTCGCGGTCGCGCTGCTCGGCATCGCCCCGCTGGTCTGCGTCGTCGCCGTCGCCAAGCCGCTGCTTCTGCCGCTGTTCGCCATCCCGCTCATCGCCCTCGACTCCACGCTGTGGATCGCCCGCGCCCGCGCCGAGGAGCAGTTGCGCGACCCGCTCACCGGCCTGCCCAACCGGCAGTGGCTCCTGGAGCGCACCTGGACCGCGCTGGACGACGCCGAGCGCATCGGCGCCCGCGCCGCCCTGATGCTGATCGACCTCGACCGTTTCCGGTCGGTCAACGACACACTCGGGCACCTCGCCGGCGACCGGCTGCTGCTGCAGACCGCCGACCGGCTGCGGCAGGCCCTGCCGCGCGGGGCGGAGGCCGCGCGGCTCGGCGGTGACGAGTTCGCCGTCTTACTGCCCGTCGCCGACTCCACCACGTCGGCGACCCGGATCGCCCGGAGCCTGGTGGGCGCCCTCAGTTCCCCCATGGACCTGGACGGGCTCACCCTGGTCCTGGAGGCCAGCGCGGGCGTCGCCGTCTTCCCCGACCACGCGCTGGACGCCGAGGGACTGCTGCGCCGCGCCGACGTGGCGATGTACCAGGCGAAGCGGGACCGCACCGGCGTGGAGGTCTACGAGTCCAAGCGGGACTCCAACACCCCGGACCGGCTCGGCCTCCTCGGCGACCTGCGCCGGGCCCTGGACGCCCACGAGGTCCAGCTGCACTACCAGCCCAAGGTCCGCTTCGACGGCCAGGTCGCGGGCCTGGAGGCCCTGGTGCGCTGGGTGCACCCCGAGCGGGGCAAGGTGCCGCCGGACGAGTTCATAGCGATCGCCGAGTCCTCCGGGCTGATGCCCCACCTCACCGAGTACGTACTGGAGACGGCGCTCGGCCAGGTCGCCCGGTGGCGCGCCCAGGGGCTGTTCGTGCCGGTCGCGGTCAACGTCTCCCCGCGCGACGTCCACACCCCCGGCTTCGCGGGCTCGGTGGCCGCCCGGCTCGCCCGGCACGGAGTGCCCGCGGGAGCGCTCCAACTCGAGATCACGGAGCACGTCCTCCTGGAGGACCCGCAGCGCGCGGCCGACACCCTCAACGCGCTGACCGGACACGGCGTCAAGATGTCCCTGGACGACTTCGGCACCGGTTACTCCTCCCTCGTCCACCTGCGCAGGCTGCCCGTCAGCGAGCTGAAGATCGACCGCTCCTTCGTGGCCCGGCTGGCCATCGACAACGAGGACGCCGAGATCGTGCGCTGCACCGTCGACCTCGCCCACTCGCTCGGCCTGCTGGTCGTCGCCGAGGGCGTGGAGGACGACGAGACCTGGGAGCGCCTGCGGGACCTCGGCTGCGACGCCGTACAGGGCTGGCTGGTCGCGGCCGCGATGCCGCCGGAGGAGACCACCGCCTGGCTGCTCGCCAGAGGCTCCCGCGGCTGGGTCCGGGCCGCCGCCGCCCTGCCCGCGGCGGCGAGCGACGAGTGA